In Emys orbicularis isolate rEmyOrb1 chromosome 16, rEmyOrb1.hap1, whole genome shotgun sequence, a genomic segment contains:
- the LOC135890198 gene encoding uncharacterized LOC128125816 homolog: MQESFAVHFLKVLKELLAFVLFSYTVLIGALLLAGWTTYFLVLK; the protein is encoded by the coding sequence ATGCAGGAGTCCTTCGCTGTCCACTTCCTGAAAGTGCTGAAGGAGCTCCTGGCCTTCGTGCTGTTCAGTTACACGGTGCTGATTGGGGcactgctcctggctggctggacAACTTACTTTTTGGTGCTTAAGTGA
- the DIABLO gene encoding diablo IAP-binding mitochondrial protein, producing the protein MAAAVRSQWFRCCSALLRQGFPVLANARRRCFSGLSGPWNKMVGVGFGVALCAVPIVQKHEPTSLSHEALIRRAISLVTDSTCTLLSQTTYALIEALTEYTKAVYTLVSLYRQYTNLLGKMNSKEEDAVWQVIIGARVEMTTKQQEFLKLESSWMTALHLSEMAAEAAYQSGADQASVTARNHIQLVKTQVQEVRQLSQKAETKLAEAQTEELINTKVNESSQPCSIPKTTEEVEESYLRED; encoded by the exons ATGGCGGCCGCTGTGCGTAGCCAGTGGTTCCGGTGCTGCTCCGCCCTGCTCAG ACAAGGTTTTCCTGTTCTGGCTAATGCTAGGAGACGCTGTTTCTCAGGACTGAGTGGCCCATGGAACAAAATGGTGGGAGTGGGTTTTGGAGTAGCTCTGTGTGCAGTCCCTATTGTACAG aaacatGAGCCCACTTCTCTCAGTCATGAAGCCTTGATTAGAAGGGCAATTTCTCTGGTAACAGACAGTACTTGTACTCTTCTCTCTCAAACAACATATGCATTAATTGAAGCATTAACAGAGTATACAAAG GCAGTTTACACACTGGTGTCTCTCTACCGGCAATATACAAATCTTCTTGGGAAAATGAATTCCAAAGAGGAGGATGCAGTATGGCAGGTGATCATAGGAGCGAGAGTTGAG aTGACTACAAAGCAGCAAGAATTCCTGAAGTTAGAATCCAGTTGGATGACTGCTTTACATCTTTCAGAGATGGCAGCAGAAGCTGCATATCAATCAG GTGCAGATCAAGCTTCAGTGACAGCTCGCAACCATATTCAGCTGGTGAAAACACAGGTGCAAGAGGTACGACAGCTGTCACAGAAAGCAGAGACCAAATTAGCTGAAGCTCAGACAGAAGAGCTCATTAACACAAAAGTTAATGAATCATCACAGCCCTGCAGCATCCCCAAAACCACAGAGGAAGTCGAAGAGTCTTATCTTCGCgaagactga